In Granulicella cerasi, the following proteins share a genomic window:
- a CDS encoding D-sedoheptulose 7-phosphate isomerase, producing the protein MIEIVKKQLLQSVETMTKVAADESLHAIVVEAARLTAESMKNGGKLLVCGNGGSAADAQHLVAEFVARLTIDRPALRAIALTTDSSILTAIGNDHSFEHIFERQVEALGREGDVLLAISTSGNSKNCVLALEQAKKMGIHTVAYTGNDGGKMKSLADLNVIIPSNVTMNIQESHLALEHILCMLVELFYFGPDFGKQPKKLSE; encoded by the coding sequence ATGATCGAGATCGTCAAGAAGCAGTTGCTGCAGTCCGTTGAAACGATGACGAAGGTCGCCGCCGATGAAAGCCTGCACGCCATCGTGGTGGAGGCTGCACGCCTTACGGCAGAGAGCATGAAGAACGGCGGCAAGCTGCTCGTTTGCGGCAACGGTGGATCCGCCGCGGACGCCCAGCATCTCGTCGCCGAGTTCGTCGCGCGGCTCACCATCGACCGCCCAGCCCTGCGCGCCATCGCACTCACCACGGACTCGTCGATCCTCACGGCGATCGGCAACGATCACAGCTTTGAGCACATCTTCGAACGCCAGGTGGAAGCGTTGGGGCGCGAAGGTGATGTGCTGCTCGCGATCTCGACCTCCGGCAACTCGAAGAACTGCGTCCTCGCGCTCGAACAAGCGAAGAAGATGGGCATCCACACCGTCGCCTACACCGGCAACGACGGCGGCAAGATGAAGTCGCTCGCGGACCTGAACGTCATCATCCCATCGAACGTGACGATGAACATTCAGGAATCGCACCTCGCGCTCGAACACATCCTCTGCATGCTGGTCGAACTCTTCTACTTCGGCCCCGACTTCGGCAAGCAGCCCAAAAAGCTCTCTGAGTAA